One genomic segment of Pseudomonas sp. p1(2021b) includes these proteins:
- a CDS encoding VOC family protein, with the protein MPPFVIQHIDHIVLRVHDLDRSIAFYRDLLGCQVSRTREDLCMVHLAAGTALIDLVSLDGPLGRPGGPAPSGQGHNLHHFCLRIEPFDEHALVDYLQAAGVTVEPAEKRYGAEGEGPSLYCFDPDGNQVELKGPVSCELAPR; encoded by the coding sequence ATGCCACCGTTCGTCATCCAGCACATCGACCATATTGTTCTACGGGTTCATGACCTGGACCGTAGCATCGCCTTCTACCGTGACCTGCTCGGTTGCCAGGTGAGCCGAACCCGGGAAGACCTGTGCATGGTGCACCTGGCGGCAGGCACGGCGTTGATCGACCTGGTGAGCCTCGATGGGCCGCTAGGGCGCCCAGGCGGGCCGGCGCCGAGCGGGCAGGGGCATAACCTGCATCACTTCTGCCTGCGCATCGAACCTTTTGATGAGCACGCCTTGGTCGACTACCTGCAAGCGGCCGGGGTCACCGTGGAACCTGCGGAGAAACGTTACGGCGCCGAGGGCGAGGGGCCCTCGCTGTATTGCTTCGACCCCGACGGCAATCAGGTCGAGCTCAAGGGGCCGGTGTCCTGTGAGCTGGCCCCGCGATAA